A genomic region of Sciurus carolinensis chromosome 7, mSciCar1.2, whole genome shotgun sequence contains the following coding sequences:
- the LOC124988476 gene encoding LOW QUALITY PROTEIN: mas-related G-protein coupled receptor member H-like (The sequence of the model RefSeq protein was modified relative to this genomic sequence to represent the inferred CDS: inserted 3 bases in 2 codons), whose amino-acid sequence MEPLTGTLSPSESTRYSRNESLGHTTWSSEEHGHTYLSLLICGPGVTGKGLLILLLALCXKRKLFTAHVLHLAVADLAVLLGSSTFQLGDDTLLSYRPSHDLRLQCGPLWHAAGALSVLASGLENFCLLAPELRFPQCWCVSALSCXLTFLVIVPLLIFSNLILSVQGCCQVKVHQPTKLSVITMATVALFLVFALPRKVLFITVYYSNTSDESVWKRFPHPNMPSTISCSANPDVYFMVGGLRRKSLKEALLRVFEEKPGPSSGGNAALSSPTSMSLRAVMLF is encoded by the exons ATGGAGCCGTTGACAGGGACCTTGAGTCCTTCCGAATCCACCCGGTATTCCAGGAACGAATCCCTGGGTCACACGACCTGGTCATCAGA AGAGCACGGCCACACCTACTTGTCGCTGCTCATTTGTGGGCCCGGAGTCACTGGGAAGGGGCTCCTGATACTGCTTCTCGCCTTGT ACAAGAGGAAGCTGTTCACCGCCCACGTTCTGCACCTGGCTGTCGCCGACCTCGCGGTCCTGCTCGGCTCGTCCACCTTCCAGCTGGGCGATGACACCCTGCTGAGCTACCGTCCTTCTCACGACCTTCGGCTACAATGCGG CCCGCTGTGGCACGCTGCTGGGGCACTTTCCGTGCTGGCATCAGGGCTGGAAAACTTCTGCCTCCTGGCGCCAGAGCTGCGATTCCCACAGTGCTGGTGCGTGTCCGCCCTTTCCTG CTTGACCTTCCTTGTCATCGTCCCTCTCTTGATCTTCTCCAACTTGATCCTCTCCGTCCAAGGCTGCTGCCAGGTCAAGGTGCACCAACCGACCAAGCTCTCCGTGATCACCATGGCCACCGTGGCCTTGTTTCTGGTCTTCGCCCTGCCCAGGAAGGTCCTGTTCATTACCGTCTACTACTCCAACACCAGCGATGAGTCCGTGTGGAAACGCTTTCCCCATCCGAACATGCCGTCCACTATCAGTTGCAGTGCGAATCCCGACGTCTACTTCATGGTCGGTGGTCTCAGGAGAAAGTCCCTGAAAGAAGCGCTACTGAGGGTCTTTGAAGAAAAGCCAGGGCCAAGTTCGGGTGGGAACGCTGCCCTTTCCTCTCCGACCTCAATGTCCTTGAGGGCAGTGATGCTGTTCTGA